In a genomic window of Synechococcus sp. MU1643:
- the hisG gene encoding ATP phosphoribosyltransferase, whose protein sequence is MITVALAKGALLKDSVARFAAAGLDFSAVLDKDNRQLMVPTPCGRARALLVRNGDVPTYVAYGQAQLGVVGYDVLKEHQLPVAQLVDLGFGGCRMAVAVQESSGYVRAADLPPHCRVASKFTHCAREYFVALDLPVELVHLNGSVELGPITGMSEAIVDLVATGRTLRDNGLIAIEDLFQSTARLVGHPLSIRLDNGPLLSIVEAIRAATPVGSSS, encoded by the coding sequence ATGATCACCGTCGCGTTGGCCAAAGGAGCACTGCTCAAAGACTCGGTGGCCCGCTTTGCGGCGGCTGGTCTTGACTTCTCCGCTGTTCTGGACAAGGACAACCGTCAGCTGATGGTGCCTACCCCTTGCGGGCGCGCTAGGGCCCTGCTGGTTCGCAACGGTGATGTGCCCACCTATGTGGCCTACGGCCAAGCCCAGCTGGGGGTCGTGGGTTACGACGTGCTCAAGGAGCACCAGCTTCCCGTCGCCCAATTGGTGGACCTTGGCTTTGGCGGCTGCCGCATGGCTGTGGCGGTCCAAGAGAGCAGTGGTTACGTCCGTGCCGCAGATCTGCCCCCCCATTGCCGGGTGGCCAGCAAATTCACCCACTGCGCTCGGGAATATTTCGTTGCCCTAGACCTTCCTGTTGAGTTGGTGCACCTCAATGGCTCGGTGGAGCTGGGGCCAATCACGGGCATGTCGGAAGCGATTGTCGACCTGGTGGCCACCGGTCGAACCCTGCGGGACAACGGTTTGATCGCCATTGAAGACCTCTTCCAGTCCACGGCTCGATTAGTGGGACACCCCCTGTCCATTCGCCTGGACAACGGCCCCCTGTTGTCCATCGTCGAAGCGATCCGCGCAGCTACACCCGTCGGGAGCTCCAGCTGA
- a CDS encoding RidA family protein, translating to MSAKAITTQDAPAPVGPYNQAVLAGEWLYCSGQIPLDPATGEMVGNGDVAVETHQVLKNLCAVLKEAGATPAEVVRTTVFLADLGDFQTVNGIYAEVFGEGVSPARACVQVAALPKGARVEIDCVAWLGS from the coding sequence ATGAGCGCCAAGGCCATCACCACTCAAGACGCCCCTGCACCGGTTGGGCCTTACAACCAAGCGGTGCTTGCCGGCGAGTGGCTCTATTGCTCCGGGCAGATTCCACTGGATCCAGCCACCGGCGAGATGGTGGGGAACGGTGATGTGGCGGTGGAAACGCATCAGGTGCTGAAAAACCTCTGTGCTGTGTTGAAGGAAGCTGGCGCCACCCCTGCTGAGGTGGTGCGCACCACGGTGTTCCTAGCGGACCTGGGCGATTTCCAAACCGTCAATGGCATCTATGCCGAGGTATTTGGTGAGGGGGTCAGCCCAGCTCGCGCCTGCGTTCAGGTGGCGGCCCTCCCCAAGGGAGCACGGGTGGAAATCGACTGCGTCGCCTGGCTCGGCAGCTGA
- a CDS encoding DUF3136 domain-containing protein yields the protein MPQAKLTIGELEAGYPMYCKALRRLLQQGKTAQDIERTVCWGHLETLNRCLPTRYKSPSYLLALIRRDLENPKED from the coding sequence ATGCCTCAGGCGAAACTCACCATCGGTGAACTAGAGGCGGGATATCCGATGTACTGCAAAGCGCTGCGGCGTCTCCTCCAGCAGGGAAAAACTGCTCAGGACATTGAGCGCACGGTCTGTTGGGGGCACCTGGAAACGCTGAACCGCTGCCTGCCAACCCGCTACAAATCCCCCTCCTACCTGCTGGCCCTGATCCGCCGCGACCTGGAGAACCCAAAAGAGGATTGA
- the gloB gene encoding hydroxyacylglutathione hydrolase: MHSSLHALPVLQDNVIWIWVRGAEAVVIDPAVAPPVQAWLEERKLNLAAVLQTHHHADHIGGTSYLLNRWPQAAVIASADDRERIPFQTMPVRDGDQITVLGEEVEVLDVAAHTRAHIAFFIPNPEGAEIGPLLFCGDTLFSGGCGRLFEGSAEQMHQALQKLAELPEATKVCCAHEYTESNLQWAVEQRPNDTVLADRYREVRSLRAKGALSLPSSIGVERRTNLFMQASSAAELAELRRDKDQWRLA; encoded by the coding sequence ATGCATTCCTCACTTCATGCCTTACCGGTGCTCCAGGACAACGTGATCTGGATCTGGGTGAGGGGCGCGGAGGCCGTGGTGATCGACCCCGCCGTTGCGCCGCCGGTGCAGGCGTGGCTGGAAGAACGGAAGTTGAACCTAGCCGCCGTCCTGCAAACCCATCACCATGCCGACCACATCGGCGGCACTTCATACTTGCTGAACCGTTGGCCCCAGGCTGCGGTGATTGCCTCCGCTGATGATCGGGAGCGGATTCCGTTCCAGACCATGCCAGTGCGAGATGGGGACCAGATCACTGTTCTTGGGGAAGAGGTGGAGGTGCTGGATGTAGCGGCCCACACCAGAGCCCACATCGCCTTCTTCATCCCGAACCCGGAGGGAGCAGAGATCGGACCCTTGTTGTTCTGCGGGGACACCCTGTTCAGCGGGGGCTGCGGCCGATTGTTTGAAGGCAGCGCTGAACAGATGCATCAGGCTTTACAGAAGCTGGCCGAACTTCCCGAGGCCACGAAGGTGTGTTGTGCCCACGAGTACACCGAGTCCAATCTGCAATGGGCCGTTGAGCAACGCCCCAACGACACGGTTTTGGCTGATCGTTATCGGGAGGTGCGGAGCCTTCGCGCCAAAGGCGCCCTAAGCCTGCCCAGCAGCATCGGCGTGGAACGCCGCACCAACCTGTTCATGCAGGCCAGTTCAGCCGCGGAGTTGGCCGAGCTTCGCCGGGACAAGGATCAGTGGCGGCTGGCATGA